The genomic region ACAGGACGAGAAGGCCGATGCCCGCCGAGACGAGCGACCCGGCAAGCAGGGCCGCCGAGCCGATGGCGCCCTCAAGGTAGAGCTCGGCCACGACGACGCTCGCAGCGCAGTTGGGGATGAGGCCAACGACGCCGGCCGCCACCACGGACACGACGGGGTTGCCTGCCATGAAGCCGGCCAGGACGTCCGTGCCACCCGCCAGCTCGATGAGCAGGTTGATAGCGAGCGTCACGAGGAAGATGAACAGCGTGACCTGCAGCGTGTGGTGCAGCGCCCCCGTCACGACGCCGTGGGCGACCGAGCTCCCGCCGTGCGAGTGGGCGTGAGAGTGGCCCTCGTGACCTTCATGGCCGTGCTCCTCGTGATCACCGTGAGCGCGCGCCCCGTCATCGTTGTGCCCGTCGGCCTCCTCATCTAGAGGGGCGGGCTCGTCCTCGGCGTCGCAGCCGCAGTGCTCCCGCTCGCACAGCTCGTGCACGTGGATGTGGCCGTCGCCCGCTCGGTGCGTCAGGCGCAGCACGGCGTCGACGGCAAGGCCGATGACCAGCGCGAGCGCGGCCTTCACCGCGAGGATGCGCAGCAGCTCCCCCACGTCGCCGCCCTCGGACAGGAACACCGGCAGCAGCTCGTCGCCCGTCGAGAGGAACACGGCCAGCAGCGTGCCAACTGTGATGACGCGCCCGGCATAGAGCGTGGCCGCCGCCGCGGAAAAGCCGCACTGCGGGACGGCGCCGAGCACGGCACCAATGACAGGCCCCAGGCGCCCCGCCCGCTCGACGACGCGCGTCGCGCGCGCCCCGGCCGCGCTCTCGAGCGCCTCCATGGCAAGGTAGGTCACAAACAGGAACGGCAGCAGCTTCAGCGTGTCGATGACCGCGTCTGTCAGCACGTCAACTAGCATGTCCACTATCTACCGCTCGCTTCCTCGACGTCCGGGCACCCGGCCCGGCCGCGCTTCGATCTCCAAAACCAGCCACGTGACAAAGGCTCGTTCTCCGCCCATCTCAGAGCAAAGAGGGCCGGCGCACCGCCTAAAACCAAGGCGGCGCATCCCGACCCCCATCCCGCGCAACTCACATGTCGGACATGCCGGCGAGCATGCCTACGCCAGCATCTCCTTGATGCGCGCCATAGCCTCCTCGACATCAGGGCGCTGCCCGAAGGCGGACAGGCGCAGACGTCCCTCACCCGCCTGGCCAAAGCCGGCGCCCGGCGTGCCGACAACCTGGGCCTGCTCGAGCAGTCGGTCGAAGAAGTCCCACGAGCGCATGCCGCCGGGGCACTCAAGCCAGATGTACGGAGCGTTCTTGCCGCCCGTATACGCGATGCCCAGCTCGTCGAGATGCTGGGCGATGACGGCGGCGTTGCCCAGGTAGTAGTCGACCTGCGCACGCGTCTGCTGGCGGCCGAGTGGCGACAGGGCGGCCTCGGCGGCGCGCTGCACGATGTACGGCACGCCGTTGAACTTCGTGTTCTGACGGCGGCGCCACATCTGGTTGAGGTCAACGTCGCCCGCCACGGTCAGCGTCTTAGGAACGACGGTGAAGCCACAGCGCACGCCCGTGAAGCCGGCCATCTTCGAGAACGACGAGATCTCGACCGCGCACTTCTCGGCGCCGTCGATCTCGTAGATCGTGTGGGGCAGGCCG from Coriobacteriia bacterium harbors:
- a CDS encoding arsenic efflux protein produces the protein MDMLVDVLTDAVIDTLKLLPFLFVTYLAMEALESAAGARATRVVERAGRLGPVIGAVLGAVPQCGFSAAAATLYAGRVITVGTLLAVFLSTGDELLPVFLSEGGDVGELLRILAVKAALALVIGLAVDAVLRLTHRAGDGHIHVHELCEREHCGCDAEDEPAPLDEEADGHNDDGARAHGDHEEHGHEGHEGHSHAHSHGGSSVAHGVVTGALHHTLQVTLFIFLVTLAINLLIELAGGTDVLAGFMAGNPVVSVVAAGVVGLIPNCAASVVVAELYLEGAIGSAALLAGSLVSAGIGLLVLFRTNAGARLNLLIAAALWLAGVGCGLLMLATGLSF